The DNA segment TGCGAAACGTAGTTCTCCGACGCGATCAACCGGATCTTGTCGTGTTGCCGGGCTGCCTCCTGCTCGATCAGTCCCGCGATTTCGGGGTCGGCTGCCGTCAGGGAAGGGATCGCTGGCTGGTGGGTCATGACTGTCACTCCTGGCATAGCGGCTCACGACCGGGGCACCCAGGCGCGCGGTGCCGGCCGCTGGTCTCTCGCTCCCCGGTGGTGCTCCACCTCGATGGCGCCAGTCGCTGCAACTGCGGTCATGAGTCTAGTCGACGACCCAACCCGGTCCCACGGTCCGAACTTCACCGTTCGTCCACACCGGACACACCGCGGTGCGGCTCAGAGCGGTTCGATGCCTTCGGCGTGCCTGCGGGCGAGCTGCTGGTAGATCGCGGCATTGTGCTCGACCCACCCCCTCGCCGAGGGAGTGAGCGGCACGAATTTCTTGGCGGGGCTACCGATGGCGACAACCTCGGAGGGGACCTCGGTACCCGGCGTCACCGTCGCTCCAGCCGCGACGAGCGTCCGCTCCCCGATGACCGCCCCGTCGAGCACGGTGGCACCGTTGCCGATGAGCACCTGCTCGCCGACGGTGCAGTCATGGACGATGCAGGAGTGACCGACGGTGGCGTTCTTGCCGACCTCGCAGACCCCGTCGCCGACGTGCAGCACCGAGTTGTCCTGAATGTTGGCCCCCTCTCTGATCACGATGCGACCGAAGTCGGCTCTGATCACGGCCCCGTACCAAACGGAGGCGTCCTTCTCGACGATCACGTCGCCGATCAGCGTCGCGGTGGGGGCAATCCAGGCGTCGGGGTGCACGGTGGGGCTGACGCCCTCGAAGGCGAACATCGGCATGCGGTCACCTTATGACGGCCACCGAAGCAGCGGCCCGGAACACGTCCGATGCCACAAACCCGGCCACGAAAAGACCAGGGCCTTCCCGGTTTCCCGAGAAGGCCCTGGTCAGAGGTGGAGCCGCCTAGGGGAATCGAACCCCTGACCTGCTCATTACGAGTGAGCCGCTCTGGCCGACTGAGCTAAGGCGGCGCGGGGCGAACCCGGCTGCCAGTAAGTATAACCATCCATCCGCGCGTCACTTTCCCACCCCGGCGTCGTTAGGTCCGCTATGACACCGGCGTCGCCTCGGGGCCGGGTCGACTGGTGGTTCTGGAGGACTTGATCTATGCGCCGACGCCTGCCCCGCACGCTGGCCCTCCCCGTCACCGCGGCGGTGCTCGTCCTTTCGGCGACGCCCGCGATCGGACAGACGATTCCGACGACACCGATCCCCGAACCGACCGATCCGGGTCAGGCCCCGATCACGTCGGAGCCGAATCCGTCGCCGAACGGGAGGGCCGTCGGTGAGGCCGGAACGGCACTGGGCATGCTGCGCCTGCTCCCCGAGGCCGTGCCCACCGACGCGATCCTGCCTGGACTCGGTGACGAACTGCCCCGGCAGTCCGCGCTCGAAGGCGGGTTCGGCATCTCCAGCGCGCAGGCCAACTCCGAGGCATACCTTTCCTATGAGCGCTCGATCGCGCAGGCGGCCCCGTTCGGGATCTCGATCGCGGGCAACGCGCCTCAGCCACCCGGCTCGCTTGTCCAGACCGCACTTCCCGACAACCCCGAGCCCCTGACCACCGGGTTCGCGGCACCGGAGAATCCGCTGCTGAACGTCAGCGCTCTCAACGGTTCCGCGCACGCGCGCTGGAGCCCGACGGAAGGTCCCTGCGTCGGCACGATCGCCGACGCGAGCACGTCGCTCGGCAGCCTTTCGCTGCTCAACGTCGTGCCGACGATGCCGGATCTGAGCAAGCTCAACCAGGCGAGCGGCGACTTGGGCAACGGCCTCGCCTCACTGGAAGGACCGATGGCGAACCTCGGCGGCCTGCTTTCCGGCGCCGGAGAGGGCCAGCCGAACGCCGACGGCACCGGGTCCGTGCTGAGCATGCCGAACACGATGTCGACGCGCTCGGTGGTCAGGCTCGTCGACATCCCCGACAGCGACCGCAAGGCCGTCGAGTCGACCTCGACGATGCAGGCAGCCGACATCAACATCCTCAAAGGCACCCCACTCGGGCTCACGATCAAGGTCGCGAGCCAGCCCACGCTGCGCGTGACGTCGACGGGTGAGAAGGAAACCTCGAAGGTCGAGTACACCGCGCCGGTGCTCACGGTCGAGCGCGGTGGCCAGGTGCTGTTCGAACTGGACGCGGCAAATCCGACGAAGGACGTCCCCGTCGGCATTCCGCTCCCCGGGTTGCAGGACATCCCCGGCTTCGCCGACGTCAAGGACCTTCCCGTCATCGGTGGGGTCGCGGAGCTGGGCAACGGCCTGCTCAAGCCGCTCACCGACGCGGCGAGCGGCAAGGTGCTCGATCTCGGCGTGCTGCGGCTCAGCATCGCGGGGCTGACCGAGAAGGGCATGGAGATGGAGGACCCGTTCGGCGGCTTCCAGCTCGGCGCCTCGGCGAGGCTGCTGGATCTGCAGATCCTGCCGACAAAGGCACTGCGCGACGCGTTGCCGGAGGAGGTCGCGAAGAACCTGCCTTCGTCGCTGGCCCAGGTGTCGCTCGGCGAGCAGGTCGCCAGGGCGTACGCACCGGAGGGCGGTGTCCAATGTGGATCGTCTGCGCCGCCTTCCGGGCCGCCTGCCGGTGGCGAACAGCCGAAGGGCCCCGAACCACTCGCACAGACCAGCGCCGCGTACTCGACGGTGCCGATCTTCTGGACGGGCACGGCGATGTTGCTGCTCGGCGTCGTACTTGTCGCGGGCCTGCCGAACCGCAGGCCGGTCAAGCCCGCGCCGGTGAAGCCCTCACCGAAGCCGCGAGAGGAAGACTGAGACACCGGCCGGTCTCCGCTCGAAAGGGCGGAGACCGGTTCCTCAGCCCTCGCGCAGCGTGGTCACCATGGCTTCAACCGCGATTCTCGGCTTGACGTTCCACCCGATCGCGTCCCTACAGGCGAGTACCGCGTCGAGGCGACGCAACGTGGAGGCAGGTGTCCACTGCGCGGCGGCGGTCGCGCTGTCGTCGGCCCGGTCGGGATGGTTGAGCGTCGCCTCCGCGCCGCTCGCGGTCACCAGTACGTCCCGGTAAAAACCGGCGAGATCGACAAGCGCGAGATCGAGGGTGTCGCGCTGGGTCCTCGTCGCTCTCGACTTCTGCCGCTTCTCCAGTTGCCTGACCGCGGCGTCGGCAGATCGCTTGGCCGCGGCGACGCCCTTGCCCGTCCCACCGGAACCCATCGCGGTGCGGAGGGCATCCTGCTCGGCCTCGTCCTTCACCTTGCTCTCGACAGAGGCATCGGCCTCAGCCGTCTTGATCAGCTCGTCGGCGCAGTCGAAAACGTCGGCTGCTCTGCGAAGACCGAGCGGGATGCGCAGTACGGCCGCACGGCGCCTGCGGGCGTCCTCGTCGGTGGCCAGCCTCCGTGCCCTTCCGACATGACCGCCGCAGACGGCAGCCGCCCATCGCGCCATGTCCTCTGCGACGCCGTCCCGCTCGATGAGCACCGCGGCAATGGCGTCCGGCTGGGGAGTGCGCAGCGTGACGAGCCTGCACCTCGACCTGATGGTCACCGAAACGTCTTCCGGGTGATCGGAAGGGGCGCAGAGCAGAAAGACAGTGCGTTCCGGTGGTTCCTCGACCGCCTTGAGCAGTGCGTTGGCCGCGCCCTCGGTGAGCCGGTCGGCGTCCTCGATGATCACGACCTGCCACCGGCCCGTCGTCGGCCTGCGAGCGGCGGCCTGCACGAGAGCACGCATCTCGGCGACGGAGATCGAAAGCCCCTCCGGAACGACGAGCCGCACATCGGCGTGAGTACCGGCGAGTGCCGTCCGGCATCCCGCGCACTCACCGCAGCCGAGGCCGAGACGACACTGCAACGCCGCCGCGAACGTCCTGGCGGCAACCGACCTTCCCGATCCGGGAGGGCCCGTGAACAGCCAGGCATGGGTCATGGCTCCTGAGTCGGTCGACTCACCCGACACCAGCGCCGCCGCGGACGTGACTGCGGCGCTCAGCATCTCGACGGCCCTGTCCTGTCCAACGACCTGCGACCACACCGGACCGCTCACTTCGCCTCCGCAACCTCCGTATGGGCAAGCACGGGGAGCTTGCCTGCCATCGCCTCCCGCACCGCGGCGCGCACCCTGTCGGCGACGTCGTCTTCCGTGCCTTCCGCCTCGACGACCACGTACCGGTCGGGGTTTGCGGCCGCCATCTCGGTCAGCAACTGCTGCACCCGCCAATGGTGCTCCGCCGAGGTCTGCGGATGTTCGTCGGGTTCCCCGGTATCGGCGTCGAGCAGCACCGTGAGATCGGGCCGGAGCTTGCCCGTCGCCCAGTCGGCGAGCCCTTCCAGCTCGGCCGAGTCGAGTCCCGCGACGGCGGAGAGGTGCGCGAGTGGCGAATCGACGAAGCGCTCCATCACCACGATGGCGCCCGAATCCAAGGCAGGCTGAACATCCCTTTCGATGATGTCGGCTCTGACCGCGGCCGCCGCGAGCGCCTGCGCTCTCGCTCCCGACAGCGACGCCCCGGACACCAGCGAGGTCAGCCTGCTGTCGTCGAGGGCGGGATCGGCCGCGAGCACGACCTTGCGCGGGCCCTGACCGAGCCATTCCGTGAGCTTCGCGGCCTGGGTGGCCGTGTCCATGGCCGTCGTACCTTCGAGCGCGATGAGCAGCCCGTTGACCCTGCGTGGCCGCCTGCGGATCACGTTGCGCAGGTCGGCGAGGATCGGTTCAGTGCGACGCGAGTCCATCTGCCGGTAGGCGATGATGCCGACGAGCGCGGCGAGCAGGCCGCCTCCGAGCAGCACCGGCCTGGTCCCGTCGATCGTGATGACGTTGCCCCACACCTGCACGTGCCTCGGCTGCACCAGTCCGATGAGCAGTGGCACGGTCGCGGTCGAACCGAAGATGATGATCTTCATCAGGGACTGGTAGATCGCGTTGATCCTGCCCCTGATGGAATCGTCGATCTGTGAGCCGATGATCGTCACACCGGTGAGGAACGCCCCGGCCGCGCAGGCTCCGACGACGGCGACCGCCACCAGCGACACCGCGAGGTGCGGCGAGAGCGCGACCACGATCAGCATGAGCCCCGCCAGCACGATCCCGATGCCGAACAGCCGGTCGTGCGGCAGCCGTCTCGCCAGCTTCGGGACGCTGGCCAGCCCGGTGGCCGCACCGATGAAGACGGCGACGAACAACAGACCGAACGCGGCGTCACCACCGCCGAGACTGGAGGAGTAGGGCTTCGCGGAACCGATGACGGCACCACCGGCCGCGAACGCGCCGATCATGCCGATGAGCAGCCCACGAACGAGTGGAGTCGTGCGGATGAAGCGGAAGGCGTCGCGCACCATGGCGAGAAAGCCGGTGCCCTTCTTCTTTCCTTCCTTCTCTCCGCTTTCGTCGCTTTCCTTCTCCCGCACCGGAGCACGCACCCCGTTCGCGGGAACGGGGTGCACGTTGCGCAGCGACAGCTCGGGAATCCTCGTCGCGACGAGGATCGCGCTGGCGAGGTAGAGCAGGCTGTTGATGACGATCACCGCATTGGCGACACCGAAGACGCCGAAGACGTCCTTCGGCAGGTTGAGCGCCGTCTGAACACCGGTGAGCACCGAGTAAAGACCGGCACCCGTGACCACGGCGATCCCGTAGGTCATCATCATGCCGAGCAGGTTCGCCGTCTCGACCTGATCCGGCCTTCGCAGCAGGTTGGGGACCGCGGCGTCCTTCGATGGAATCCACATCATCGCGGCCGACCCGACGAGGAAGTTCGCTACGAACAGCCAGATCGGCGTGCCGACCAGCGCGATCGAAAGCAGCAAGCCGAACCGCGCCAGGTCGGCGATGATCATGACCTTGCGCCGGTCGAACCGGTCGGCCAGCAACCCGCCAAGGGGAGCGAAAAGCAGCCCAGGCAACAGTTGAGTGAGCACCACACCGGCGAACGCGAAGTTCTGCGCCATGTAGTTGTCGGTGAATTTCGTGACCAGCCCGGTCAGCGCGAGCAGCGAAAGCCAATCGGCCACGCTACACAAATAGGTGACGCCCCATAGCCTCCGAAACGGCCTGATCGCGAGCACCCTCCGTGCTCTGCGGACCGTGGACGCCTCTCCCTTGGCCGACGCACCGGCGTCGGCTTCAGCATTTCCTTGCCCGCCCTCGCTGATGTGCTCCACCCCATAAACGCCCTGCGCCTCGTGTCGTCAGGGTAGCGCCAAGCAGAAAGGGCTCGCCGGAGCATCCGGAAAAATACGAACGGTAGTCAGTCAGGTACGAAATGCTGTTGCTCAGTTGAAAAGGCCGGTAACGCTTTCCACGAAACTCGCCACGAACTGAATAGCCAGCAACACGAACACCGCGAGCAGCACGAGCGCGACGGCTAGCCCCGCGGAACCGCTCGTGGGCCTGCGCAGCGCGGGACGCGAAGGGGGCCGCTCGGCGACGTCCTCGTCCTCGCCTTCACCCTCGCCGCCCTTGGCGGCACGCTTGCCCCTCAACCGCATCACCTGCGGCAGCCACGAAGCCCGGTCCGTCCACGCCTTGTGCGGCTGCGGGTAGATGCCGGGCGAGTTCGGAATGCCGGCGGGTACCGCCGGCAACTGACCGGTGGTCTCGGCAGCCGTCTCCGGTGGCGGCTCTGGCGCCTCGACGGCCTCACCCGCCTCGACGGCAGCGGCGGCCTTCTCGACCGAGGCGGAGTCACCGAGATCCACGGGCCGGTCCTCGCCGAGCGCCGCGTCGACCATGCTGCGCACCATCTCCGGATCGGGAGCGACCGGAGTCGCGATCTGGAACCGCCCGGTGTCGTCGTCTCGGCCCGCGCCGGACCGGACACCGTAGTCGGTTCGCCCACCGCTGGGCGAACCGCCAACGGGATCGGTGAAGGCCAGCGGTGGCTCAGGCGCTTGGGTACCGTCGCCGCTCACAACGCGTTCCTTCCTGCGGGCCGACTTTGCCGTGTCCCAGAGTAGCGAGCCGACAGCGGCGCGCATCCACCAAGAGGGTCCTGG comes from the Prauserella marina genome and includes:
- a CDS encoding gamma carbonic anhydrase family protein → MPMFAFEGVSPTVHPDAWIAPTATLIGDVIVEKDASVWYGAVIRADFGRIVIREGANIQDNSVLHVGDGVCEVGKNATVGHSCIVHDCTVGEQVLIGNGATVLDGAVIGERTLVAAGATVTPGTEVPSEVVAIGSPAKKFVPLTPSARGWVEHNAAIYQQLARRHAEGIEPL
- a CDS encoding DNA polymerase III subunit delta', with product MSGPVWSQVVGQDRAVEMLSAAVTSAAALVSGESTDSGAMTHAWLFTGPPGSGRSVAARTFAAALQCRLGLGCGECAGCRTALAGTHADVRLVVPEGLSISVAEMRALVQAAARRPTTGRWQVVIIEDADRLTEGAANALLKAVEEPPERTVFLLCAPSDHPEDVSVTIRSRCRLVTLRTPQPDAIAAVLIERDGVAEDMARWAAAVCGGHVGRARRLATDEDARRRRAAVLRIPLGLRRAADVFDCADELIKTAEADASVESKVKDEAEQDALRTAMGSGGTGKGVAAAKRSADAAVRQLEKRQKSRATRTQRDTLDLALVDLAGFYRDVLVTASGAEATLNHPDRADDSATAAAQWTPASTLRRLDAVLACRDAIGWNVKPRIAVEAMVTTLREG
- a CDS encoding bifunctional MFS transporter/dTMP kinase, giving the protein MEHISEGGQGNAEADAGASAKGEASTVRRARRVLAIRPFRRLWGVTYLCSVADWLSLLALTGLVTKFTDNYMAQNFAFAGVVLTQLLPGLLFAPLGGLLADRFDRRKVMIIADLARFGLLLSIALVGTPIWLFVANFLVGSAAMMWIPSKDAAVPNLLRRPDQVETANLLGMMMTYGIAVVTGAGLYSVLTGVQTALNLPKDVFGVFGVANAVIVINSLLYLASAILVATRIPELSLRNVHPVPANGVRAPVREKESDESGEKEGKKKGTGFLAMVRDAFRFIRTTPLVRGLLIGMIGAFAAGGAVIGSAKPYSSSLGGGDAAFGLLFVAVFIGAATGLASVPKLARRLPHDRLFGIGIVLAGLMLIVVALSPHLAVSLVAVAVVGACAAGAFLTGVTIIGSQIDDSIRGRINAIYQSLMKIIIFGSTATVPLLIGLVQPRHVQVWGNVITIDGTRPVLLGGGLLAALVGIIAYRQMDSRRTEPILADLRNVIRRRPRRVNGLLIALEGTTAMDTATQAAKLTEWLGQGPRKVVLAADPALDDSRLTSLVSGASLSGARAQALAAAAVRADIIERDVQPALDSGAIVVMERFVDSPLAHLSAVAGLDSAELEGLADWATGKLRPDLTVLLDADTGEPDEHPQTSAEHHWRVQQLLTEMAAANPDRYVVVEAEGTEDDVADRVRAAVREAMAGKLPVLAHTEVAEAK